Below is a genomic region from Candidatus Binatia bacterium.
GCGAGGTTAAGGACGATCTGCGCGACCCCGCCAAGGAACACATGCGACAAGGCGGCCTCAAGGGCGGCAAGGCGCGGGCCAAGAAGCTCACGCCAGCCAAGCGGAAGGCCATCGCCCGGAAGGCAGCGGCGGCGCGATGGCGGTGATACCACACCATAACTCCGCTCTAAGGCCGCTGCACGTAAGCAATGCCCTTGTGCCGCAAGGGTTTCCGCGCACGCCCAGCCCGCCCAATGGGCGAAAATCTCCGCTCTAAGGAATCTGGTTAGCGTGAAGGATGCAGACACCGCGCA
It encodes:
- a CDS encoding RNA-binding protein, giving the protein MPKGPKGERRPADVIGCAVQVMRIATGEVKDDLRDPAKEHMRQGGLKGGKARAKKLTPAKRKAIARKAAAARWR